A region of the Culex quinquefasciatus strain JHB chromosome 1, VPISU_Cqui_1.0_pri_paternal, whole genome shotgun sequence genome:
AGCGTTTACTCTATATTTTAACCAATATTGCGATGATCTTTCAATAGGGTCCCAATGccctatgtaattttttatgtacattggtaaaaaagacaattttttttcgatggatcaataaaaaaaatattttttttgaatttttatgttttatttttttaagtttttaaaatttaaaaaaaatcttagtatttagaaaaataatattttaaaatttttttttttttgatttcttgattttttttaattttttaagtgttttgattttatttttttttattttatggattttttttaaatttttggaattgtagaattttttgatttttttgaaatatataaaatttttaaaattcaaatatttcaaaaattaaaaaaaaaatcaaaaatttaaaactttaaaaaattttaaacccttgtacaaatttttattttatttaaattttagaaatatttagaaattgCTGCTTAATTTCAGGACTTAATTAcagaaatcatattttttttttcaaaatataaatcgttttatattataaattttaaccaagcttccctgcaccgtgcggtgtATGAACGTGTCGtagtgcgctggtacgatgtaccaagaaaccaatacacaaatgggttcaggcacgtaccgaagctagaaaaccaaacccgcggtgtgcgttggcactggcgcatgggaagcttgattTTAACCAAAATTGCGATGGTCTTAGGTCCCAAAGCTCTAtgcaattttttatgtaaattggtaaaaaaagacAACATGTTTTCAATGgataaattaaacatttttctttgaattttttatttttattgatttttttatgtttttaatttttttaaaattattaaagtttttcaaattttcaaaattctttaaattttaaaaattcttgaaattaaaaaaagctttgaaattaaaaaaaaaaaaatattctttgtcCTCTATCTTAACCTATACCCTAACTGGCTCAATCGGCCTTGCCATCACGGAGCCGTGCGTCTATTTATAGATCCGAGATCTATTGTTTTTCGTCTTGATGGATGTTGATGATCTCCTGTGGGTCTTGTTGGAAGattcttccttccttccttcacgCGTTGTGGTGTGGTTGGTTGGTCATCTTCCCGTCCATTCCCCACTCACCCACCGCTAGTTGTTGTAGTGGGGGGAGCggcatgtgtttgtgtgtggtaATTAATTACCGAGTGTATCTGTTGCTCCCAGAGGGAGCAGGGGGTTCTGGTTGCCACCGAAAATTCGGTGGCGAGGTGACCGGGCGGGTTCGATCCCTGATCGTCTGCTTGAAAGGCAGATCGCTTAACCATTCGGTTAAGTACCcggactatttttaaaaaagttgattttttttaaattttatttttttttgatttttaaattttgttgagtttctttaaaatgtttatttttttaatattttttgaaatgtttcaaaaaatgatttattttttgatttttttttaaatctattttttattttttttgtaaatgtttggaattgtagaaattttttaattttcaaaaatgaataaaatttttgaaatcaaaatatttctaaaataaaaaaaaaataaaaaattgaaactttcaatttttttttagtttgttaaaagtatggtttttttaattttgaaaatctttaggAATTGCTGCTAAATTTCAGGactcaattacaaaaatcatatttttttaaatataactcgttttatattataaataaattttaaccaaaattGCGATGGTCTTTTAAAAGGGTCCTAAAGCtctatgtaattttttatgtacattggtaaaaaatacaaaatttttttcgatggatcaattatttttgtttttgaaattttatttttttcaatttttaatttttttaaggttattaaagtttttgaaatttttggaagttttttttgaaattatttaatatttaaaaaaaatatttttttaaatgtttaaaatttttgattttttaatttttttttaatctcgttttttttaatatttggaattgcagaaatttttgatttttttgaaatatataaaaaatttgaaattcaaatatttcaaaaattaaaaaaaaatcaaaatattgcatgagcatgagcatgagcatggttgactgccaatgagctgctactccgttattgacggatcagctgaagttacacaatgaaccaacagatgattagtgggagctaatcatcctcactgtataacccctgaagatctctgcttcaagtcaataccggcgcccccccaaggagatgcagttcaacaaaggtaggaatgttagtccgatagttgaagttgcagactcatcagacacagagtttgtcgctctatacctgttgacaccgcatgagaccgttgaatccacagcatctccttcaagcatcacgggaagtggggaattgtgttagtagggggaaaggaaggtcaggattcatcttggtagatgatatgaccagaaagtgaaacataatcgttgccttccgagctacgacgctataagaaggacttttcacatcttaccgccggcgtgccatccgagcaacgatgctatgggaaggactttcaaaattaaatgttattgtatttatcgatttattcggcgacgtgcaattttaaatagatcagggaaacataatcgttgccttctgagctacgacgctatgagaaggacttatcaattcctcaatcgcgatttttcacatctaccgccgtcgtgccatccgagcaacgatgctatgggaaggactttcaaaattaaatgttattgtatttatcgatttattcgaCGACGTGCAATATTAGatagatcagggaaacataatcgttgccttccgagctacgacgctatgagaaggacttatcaattcctcaatcgcgatttttcacttctaccgccggcgtgccatccgagcaacgatgctatgggaagggcttcAAAACTAAATGAAAGTGAATATACACACGACGACGTGAATCCCTTTTCaatgaaatccagaaatctccaccactttctcgcggattctcgcgcgcgacgtcacacaccgatcccccgacgaacaccacgactgatggcccaacttccaaggcctcgacgcgaacttcttttcaatgattccagaatcttccaccactttctcgcggattctcgcgcgcgatgtcacacaccgatccccccgacgaacaccacacgactgatggcccaacttccaaggcctcgacgccaacttcttttcaatgattccagaatcttccaccactttctcgcggattctcgcgcgcgacgtcacacaccgatccccgacgaacaccacacgactgatggcccaacttccaaggcctcgacgcgaacttctttcaatgattccagaatcttccaccactttctcgcggattctcgcgcgcgacgtcacacaccgatccccccgacgaacaccacacgactgatggcccaacttccaatgcctcgacgcgaacttcttttcaatggttccagaatcttccaccactttctcgcggattctcgcgcgcgatgtcacacaccgatccccccgacgaacaccacacgactgatggcccaacttccaaggcctcgacgcgaacttcttttcaatgattccagaatcttccaccactttctcgcggattctcgcgcgcgacgtcacacaccgatccccccgacgaacaccacacgactgatggcccaacttccaaggcctcgacgcgaacttcttttcaatgattccagaatcttccaccactttctcgcggattctcgcgcgcgacgtcacacaccgatccccccgacgaacaccacacgactgatggcccaacttccaatgcctcgacgcgaacttcttttcaatggttccagaatcttccaccactttctcgcggattctcgcgcgcgacgtcacacaccgatccccccgacgaacaccacacgactgatggcccaacttccaaggcctcgacgcgaacttcttttcaatggttccagaatcttccaccactttctcgcggattctcgcgcgcgacgtcatacaccgatcccccaaaaaaaaatcaaaatatttcaaaaatgtttaactttgtaaaaattatgattttttttaattttacaattctttaggaataaggctttctagtcagaaatttaccaacacattcaaagtatgtttacatgacagctggacgtttgtttgcatcaggattcctatctctttctagcaaaagttttttgtcaggcgacttctagctggtttttttgactgactgcccgatttgtcagccaacatacttcgcagggctgtgacagctacagctcgatcattgtttgcatcaggacactgtgacgaggagttcgtcatttttgagttaatttacatttttttcactgggcctagaaagccttattgcgAATTTCAGGACTCAATTAcagaaatcataatttttaaaatattaataaattttaaccaaaattGCGATGCTCTATGCTCTTTGTAATTTTTATGTACATTGGTAGAAAAAAGacaacatttgaattttttgttttaatatttttttttaattattgaagtttttaaaattttcaaaattctttatattaaaaaaaaaatttcagtattttaattttttgtttaattttattttaattttttgaaatgtttgaaatcttttaatatttttttttttaatttgttgaaatgtttgaattttttgaaagttttaaattttttaaatttttagaactgtagaaatttttgaaatatataaaaaaaatcaaatatttcaaaaattttaaaatatctttaattttaaaaattttcaatagtttaaaactttcaaaagcttttaaatttttaaaagttttgaattttcttaattttagaaATCTTTAGAAATTGCTGCTTCATTTCAAGACCCAATTacagaaatcatgaatttttattcgaTTTGTATTGAGGTTgatttttgaatactttttcaaaattgtgtaaAGAATGCTCTGAATTCGTCGTCGGTTTTTAACTcgaattcaataataaaaatttcaaataaaaaaaaactagaaaaatggAATGTTTATCAGTGTAATTACGATTGTCGCACCCCTcgcctgtaaaaaaaaaaacatcgcaaTAACGAATCCCATCACATGACAGCCCTCTGTTGTCATTTGACCTGTCAATTAACGTCATTAATCACCCTGCATGATCGCGTGAggaaaaacatcaaaacattcGCTTCGTgtgttgtgaaattttgattccgAAACATACATTTTTCATAAATCCATTCCACAAATGGGCAAACTGACCCTGCTCCAGTGCCTGTCCGGCCACCGGGGCCGCGTCTGGGGTGCCGGATGGCACCCACGCGACCCGGTGCTAGCTACCTGCGGCGAGGACAAAACGATCCGCATTTGGGCCGACGACGGCACGGGACGGTGGGTTCCGAAGACGGTCCTTTCGGATGGGCACACGCGGACGATCCGGGACGTGGCGTGGTCGCCTTGTGGAAGGTTTTTGGCGTCGGCAAGCTTTGACGCTACGGTTGCCATTTGGGACCGGAGGTCCGGGGAGTTTGAGTGCAACGCAACGCTGGAGGGCCACGAGAACGAGGTGAAGAGCGTGTCGTGGAGCAAGTCGGGGGCGCTGCTGGCGACCTGCAGCCGGGATAAGTCGGTGTGGATTTGGGAGGTGGCCCAGGAGGACGAGTACGAGTGCGCGGCGGTGTTGAACACGCACTCGCAGGACGTCAAGAAGGTCGAGTGGCATCCGAATGAGGACGTGCTGGCGTCGGCCAGTTATGACAATACGATCCAGTTGTATCGGGAGGATCTGGCCGATAGTGATTGGAGCAGTTTTGATACGTTGGCCTCGCACGACTCGACGGTTTGGAGTATTGCGTTTGATGCGAGCGGGAGTCGGTTGGCGTCGTGCAGCGACGACCAGACGGTGCGCATTTGGCAGGAGTACAAACCGGGGAACGAGTTTGGGGTGGCCTGTCCGGACGGGAAGACACCGGTTTGGAAGTGCGTTTGTACGCTGTCTGGGTTCCACAGCCGGGCCGTGTACGACATCAGCTGGTGCAAGAAGACGGGGCTGATTGCGACGGCTTGCGGGGACGATATGGTGCGGATTTTCCGTGAGGTGGCGGGATCACCGGCGAACGAGCCGACCTTTGAGATGGTCGCCTCGAAGCACGCCCACTCGCAGGACGCGAACACGGTCGAGTGGAGTCCGACGGTGGCCGGGCTGCTGGTGACGACCAGCGACGACGGTGACGTCAAGTTGTGGAAGTTTGAGGATGATGAGTAGTTCCTtggttgatttttgaaataaagtttaGGGTGGAAGAACTGCGCGAACTTCACTgttgaaagaaatttccaggctatttaccacggcgggtcaaacTGACCCTGTTGATGTATTAAATGAGCGAAAGGGAAGCCGGTTAAGACGGGACCAACTGCTTCCAAGGATCCTGAAAAAGACTGAACCAGATTAGAATGTGTTGGATGTGATGACACTACGAATCAAAACTACTCGTCTAAACCTTTAGAGAATATTCTATCGTTCAATCGTTCCGTGAGTAATTAAATCTAAGCCGTCAACCTCCACACGCTCACTTCCGTCCCTCGCGACGCTTCAAATCCTCCTTGGCCTGTTCGAGCTCCTTCTTGACGTCCTGCCGGAACGTCTCCATCATCCGCTTGAACCGCTCGGGCGTCATCTCGATAAACTTCTGCTCCTGCGCCATCGTCCTGCCCCGGTAGTACGCACTCACGAGCAGCTGGGCTGCCCGCCGCATCGGATAGCTATCCGCGAGGCGCTGGATCAGCTGCTCGTTGTTGGCGAGGTAGCGCATCAGCACGCGGAGAACCATGTTTAGAACTGCACGTTCTTGTACTTCTTGATGAGCTGCTGTTTAAGGGCGAGTTGCTTGCGCAGACTCTCGAGACGACGCAGCTGTTCCTCCTTGCTGAACTCGATTCCCGGCAGTTGACGGATTGTGGCCCGGGCGGCTTccaaagttttttgcagctcgagAACCTTCTGGCTGCAGTCGGCGCTTTCCTTCTGCTTGGCGGCGTTGTCGACCGGATCTTTCTCGACGCTGGTGGGGGAAAGTGTTTATGTAAGCTTTtgcgttttaattttaaaaaatcaactgagataaagaatttttaaaaggaAACTTCTTTGTTTTCCAGTAAGAGATTATATAAAAAAGAACTTGCACGAAATTCAGTTCAAGTCTTTGTTGACAAAGTTTTGGTTCAATGACTTGTTtacaaataacacattttttatttgggGAGAAACTAACAAACTTGACAAATTCAAGtaaaaaatgtgatttcaaCTCACAAAACCTCTTATCagtcaaaaccaaaacaaagagCAACAAACTGACAGCCCTCTCTCCTCCTCACCTTCTGATAATTTCGTAAATGACCggcaaaatttcgatttccGCCACCTTCTGCTTCTGCTCTTGCTTTTTCGTCTCCTGCTGCAGGTCAGAGCAGGCGTTGGACGCGGCGCCGGCACCTGTCACTGAAGATGGGTTGCTGCTGTCAACGCCACCACCACTCGGAACGGACGACACGATTTGGGGCTTCACTTCGAGTTGCTCCAGCTGCATCGGTTCCATCGCGTCCCCGGGGCGAGGTCGACCATGCGGGCAGGTTCCGGGGTTCAGGCTGGAAACTTGTTTGGAGAAAAGAAAACTTGGGCGCCCGTCGTCAGGAGGAAGCGAAAATGTTTACCCCTAGAACTGTCAAAAACGTACACGTTCAAGGGGAAAGAAGAggcattcttaaaaaattattacactctaaaaaaatcacccaatttttcacatcgaaaataaaaaaagcctaATAACTATTTATTACTTGGCATCGGATAAGGACCCGAAGATCGTCGTCACCCACCTACAAGCGGCACAGAACAACCTCGAGGAGTTTCAGCGGAAGTGGCGCATCAAGCTGAACGCTGGGAAAACCCAGTCCATCTTCTTCACCAGGAGGCGTGCTGCTCGGCACCTTCCCCGCAGATCGATCAGCGTCAATGGCCAGCCTGCGATGTGGGACGACGAGGTCAGGTACCTGGGTGTGGTGCATGACAAGAAGCTAAAGTACGACAAGCACGTGAACTACATCATCGGGAAGGTGGATCGGTCCCAAAGCGCTCTACTCCCTGCTGAATCGGCGGTCGAAGCTGAGCATCAAGAACAAGTCGCTAGTGATAAAGTGCATCATCCGTCAATGCTGACCTACGCTGCTGCGGTCTGGGGCAACTGCGCCAAATCGCACCGGCGACTCAGGTGAAGCAGAACAAGCTGCTCAAGatggtgcacaacctggacccgtggtacccgaccgacgatctacacaagctggccggcgtcgacaccatcgacgcaagcatcgaaaagcaacgagaaccttcaggacttcatgtgggatgtcaacgaatccgctcatcgaagcactcctccgtcaacaactgtgatattagttttaagccaaacatagatctagggttttctcaaaatttattttcctaaaaagaacacccagttagcaaaatctaaacttagaaatatgtatcctccctgcaaaggcttatgaattgatctcagttgaaaggttctccaaatctctgaattgcaaatgtaacatcctggagcagaactgttaaattctaataaaaacacaattgaattgaattgaattgaataactatttattaatgaaaaatcttttttttaaacatggttAGGTCTGTTTAGATGACAAAAAATGGCACAACCACTAAGAATTTCGGctcgatattttcacaaaattctcagtgggaagTTGATCAGAATTCTTTCGGTAGtgttgtcattattttttttttggagagaatcataactttgaaaaaaatgggaaaataatCGTAAACAAGATCGTAaaacttatttgattttatttttaaatgtataacGAGTTGGTTGTCTACACTGAAATTGTAGCTAAATATTCGATAATCTTTTctgagctgtccatacaaagaaGTATGAGAAAATGAatatgagaaaataaaaaaaatctgtcgtggtgattattgcattcgatcgtattatttcgatcgtaatttctcgactcacgatcgagatttctcgatcgtaatattacgatcatTATTTGTCGATAGTAAATTGagatcattcgatcgtaatttctcgatctaccatcgacaaattacgaccgacgatcgagaaaatctcgatatgggttcgaagcttttttttttaattcatgatttacagaaatttcaaaaaaaaaaaataaaaaaaaaaaatcagaaattacaaaaaattcaacaatttcagaatttattaaaaaaaataaaaattttaaaaatttcaacaatttctaaaatttctaaaatttcaaaaaattcaaaaaaatctaaattttccaaaatttcaaatattgcaaaaattttaaaaatttcatagatttcaaaacttgcaaaaatttcaaaaatttaaaaaatttaaaaaaattcaaaaatgttagaatttttatacatattcaaaaatttaaaaaaatcaaaaaattcaaacatttcaaaaattgctaaaatttcaaaaaattcaaagattccaaaatttttaaaaatcgcaaaaatttccaaaatttcaaaaatttcaaaattttagaatttttataaatacacaaaaattgaaaaaaaattaaaatttttaacaatttcaaaaataaaaaaaaataaaaaaaaatcaaaatttttaaaaatcttatatctcttttgaaaaaaatccaagttaaatgttttttttttgactcccattttgaaataaataattgtATTTTCCAACCAACTATCgcttgcttaaaaaaataaaaaaataattttgaaattcttcgacaattgggtcctaaaatgaagcttggattgctgatattattgtttacagcgataaagtttttttttctgagtacaatgaccctttggacgaccacaaagagtttaaaatggatttttaaatcaattttgaaaaaaatacctcgcggcccttcttgacagaaaatctcctacttgacagctcgttccaaggggaccatagttgatccatcaaaaaaaatgttgtctagccaaaaaattttttttaataaatttaaaaaagtgatcagaaatggtttttaa
Encoded here:
- the LOC6049938 gene encoding probable cytosolic iron-sulfur protein assembly protein Ciao1 yields the protein MGKLTLLQCLSGHRGRVWGAGWHPRDPVLATCGEDKTIRIWADDGTGRWVPKTVLSDGHTRTIRDVAWSPCGRFLASASFDATVAIWDRRSGEFECNATLEGHENEVKSVSWSKSGALLATCSRDKSVWIWEVAQEDEYECAAVLNTHSQDVKKVEWHPNEDVLASASYDNTIQLYREDLADSDWSSFDTLASHDSTVWSIAFDASGSRLASCSDDQTVRIWQEYKPGNEFGVACPDGKTPVWKCVCTLSGFHSRAVYDISWCKKTGLIATACGDDMVRIFREVAGSPANEPTFEMVASKHAHSQDANTVEWSPTVAGLLVTTSDDGDVKLWKFEDDE
- the LOC119765079 gene encoding protein NCBP2AS2 homolog — translated: MVLRVLMRYLANNEQLIQRLADSYPMRRAAQLLVSAYYRGRTMAQEQKFIEMTPERFKRMMETFRQDVKKELEQAKEDLKRREGRK
- the LOC6049937 gene encoding mediator of RNA polymerase II transcription subunit 9, with translation MEPMQLEQLEVKPQIVSSVPSGGGVDSSNPSSVTGAGAASNACSDLQQETKKQEQKQKVAEIEILPVIYEIIRSVEKDPVDNAAKQKESADCSQKVLELQKTLEAARATIRQLPGIEFSKEEQLRRLESLRKQLALKQQLIKKYKNVQF